ggaggggaccaCCCCCCACTCTGAACCACTCAGAGGTGGCGTTCGGCTCCGGGGAAGGACTTGGCGTTTGCAGGCAGGCAGGGGTGGAGGCCGGCTTGGTGTTTGTCTGTCCATCTGCCCCTGAATCCCTTTGACAGGCTCTCATCCCCGCCCCTGCGGCTGCACTTCCTCTTGGAATGCAACTGGGGTCcaccttcccaccccctcccccaggggtCTCTCCCCACAAGGCTTTCGCCTTTCCCATGTCGCCTGCCTCAGAAGGTGCAGGAAGCCGGCCTTCACCCCCACTTTGCAGGCGAGGACCTGgggcctcccacccccatccctccaCTGCCCTCACCTCCCCCCCagcgccagggcccagggcactGTGCTGGCTCCGTCAGGGCTGGGCTTCCAGCCATTTGCATCCTCCTGTCTGTTTCTTGGAGGGTGGCCAGGAGCCTCTTGCCAGAGATGGGGTGAGTTTGTTCCTGaccggtgggggaggggagccagggggtgggggtgaggggaggccaCTGTCCCTGCCTCCGACGCCCTCGTGGCCAGATTCAGGCCCAGGCTGACCTTCCAGGAAATGTCCTTCCCGCTTCGGGGTCCCCGGCACAGGCAGAGCTGCCCACCGCGCTCTGCGGGCGCTCAGCACAGCTCAGCCCCTGGGTCTCCTACCTTCCCCTGCCCTTCTAGACGGTTCTGACGGGAGGGTCTCAGTCCCTCAAGCTGGGAGCTGTACGAAGGACTGAGCACCTGGGCCCAGCCGGGTCAAGTGAACCCAGCCCAGGCCAGCCGCCTCCCTGGGAGGGTCTGGGGGGCCAGTGGGTGGGTGTGCGCTGCTCTGGGGCTGAGAGCCCAGGGATGGTGGCGAGCCCTCCCCTCACCTGTCTGGCAGCCTCCTCCCCCTGACACAGGTCGGCTTCCAAGCCCCCCAGGAGCCCAAGGGGCGAGCTCTTGCCACAGCACAGGAACTGCAGGAGCGGAAAAGGGAGGCGGTCTGCTCTGAGAACCCCAGGGgcagaggggaaactgaggcatgacgtcctccccccgccctgcccccagccAGCACGGGGGCGCAGGGCCAGGAGGCTGGCTCTGTAGGGGACACCCAGCTCCCAGCAGCCCGGCCTGCGGGCACCGAGACCGGCTGTGCCACCTCCAGCTGGAAGCTCACGTGTGCACACGGGCTCTCACACTCCGCTCTGACCCCACGGACTCAGAAGCCAGGCCTCCCAGGGCGGAGGAAGACAGGCGCGCTCTGCCCTGCGCCTTGCCCCGCCGTGGCATCGGTGACCCAGGACCCTCAGCTCCGCACCTGGCCAGCTGGCTCTGGGGGACTGCTCCCCTGTGCCCCTTTTCTGGATGGCAGGCTGCTCAGAGCTGCGCTGGAGGAGACCTCCCCCACGTGCTCACCGTGTCCTGGATGGCCACCAGCTCCTGCCGCCCGCTTCCGGATGCGCTCCTCAGCGCCCGCTCATAGGCCCGGTCGTAGGCATCCAGCACGGCGTCCTCCATCTGCACACAGGGCAGCGGGAAGGCCGTGCTGGTGAAGCTCACGTCCCTGACGGACCCCCTGACGACCCTCAGGTGCTGAGTGGCGCTCAACTGGCCTCCTCCTCTTGCTTCCTCGGGACCGGGCCCCCCAGGAGCAGGGCCTGCGTCCCCCGGGTGCTGGTCACAGGGGTTCCCGTGCTCCAGCTGTGGGGACTTCCCCCCGAGAATGGTTGTTGATGCCACTCTTCCCCTGGGGTCCCGCAGGGTAAACCAGCTCTTGTCTTACGGTGGGAGGAGGGCCTGGCCTGTGTCCACCTGCTTCTGTTGATCTGGAAATGGACAGTGGGGAGGGAGAGCGAAGGGTGGGCCTGGGGGAGACAGCCAGGAGCCGCCTCGTGCCGGAGTTCAGCTCACAGGGATGGTCCAGGTCGTCCCCCAGAACCATCTGGTACATTCCAGAAGGCCCAGGCAGCTGGGGTGCAGGCAAGGCCTAAAAGCCCAGGGCTGGCCATGGGCACCCAGGGCTGATGAGGCCCCTTGAGGCCGACAGAGAAGAGCAGC
The genomic region above belongs to Bos taurus isolate L1 Dominette 01449 registration number 42190680 breed Hereford chromosome 29, ARS-UCD2.0, whole genome shotgun sequence and contains:
- the TSPAN32 gene encoding tetraspanin-32 isoform X9 gives rise to the protein MYQMVLGDDLDHPCELNSGTRRLLAVSPRPTLRSPSPLSISRSTEAGGHRPGPPPTMEDAVLDAYDRAYERALRSASGSGRQELVAIQDTFLCCGKSSPLGLLGGLEADLCQGEEAARQDCLRGIQSFLRVHGNIVSTLIGLGLAFTVYAMLLSSFIWFTIRLGRYPVSQRARDHPPQEPRVYRCIREGSPSPRPSKADAPGGRLSPSRRSGQLLLLQDTHPPTHGSGEATVSTRM